ACCTTCGTTGCATCTGTGGAAAAAATCCTCAAGGAATTTGGAGAAAATTTTGTAATTAATTTTGTCTAACTACTTATCCGTGTGGGGCAGGCAGGTGGAGGACGTGACTATGGATTATTCCTGAATTATATGCTTAAACGAGTTTACGATCTCAAAGAGCGACGTGAGGTTACTTTTCCAGTGCTACATCATATTGATGAAGCTCAAGACCTATTCAATGGTAGTAAACAGTTTGCCTCTGCAATAGGTAATGTGCTTAGTGAAGGAGTCCGTAAAGGCAGAAGCCGACAGATTGCTTTTACTATTGCTGTTCAGAGTGCTGCTCAGATACCTGATGATATTTTAAATAACTTAAACAGTCGCATCATTCATCGGCATAATCGAGCTAGTGAAGCACAGCGAGCATTGGAGAAAGCCGCAGATGCCCAAATTTCGATGACCAAGAATTTTGGGCCTGGTGAGGCACTTGTTGACCTATTTGGTGCTTCAGCAGTAGTTAATGCCAGAATGCGTGTATCACCATTTCAGCTTACGACGGAGGAATTATTGCAACAGCGAGAGCAACAAGCTGCATCTCAATCACAAAGACAGCATAGAGCTTCTCAGACGAGATAGGAGCTAGCTCCTATTTAAAATACCTAATCAAAAGCCAGATATCCTGGTTTAATCTTTATCGTCCGAATAATTATCGTCGCTAGTTAGGAGAAAATCAATTAATGAAAGATAATTTGTCTGAACAGCAATTTGCTATTATCCCTACTGTTGTTAGTGGTCATCAAGAAACAGTTATTGTTGATTTCTTGAAAACTGCTAGAGAAATGCTGAGGCAAGCTAGAAAGCTAGAAGATATTCAGGATATTTGGCAAAAAGTAAATGCACTTGAAGCCCTCTCCAAAAAATTTCGATTAAGTAAGGAAGTTCAGCTTGATGCTACTGAATTACGCATTAGGATTGAACGCAGATTAGGAGAAATTTTAAGTAAAAAATTTGAAAATGGAGAAGAAGATGTAAAAAGGCAAAATAACACCTCAAACTTTAGTTTCACAAAGAATGAGTTATCAAAATTCCAGAAACTTGCCAGCGCTCCACAAAAATTGTTTGAAGCAGTGGTAACTGATTTAAGGACTGAATCTACCATTAAAAGGAAGATAGTTTTATCCATAACTAGAATACTTAGGGATATTCAGAATGAGAATAAAAAAGATAGGGAAACACTATTTAGCCCTATCATCAAGCCTTCTGACAACTGGAATTTTAGCACTGTTCAATATGGTAAAATTGATGACAAACCAGAGGAAGATAGGGGTTATATTCCTGGCGAAATTTATGCTAACTGCTTCTGGTACTATGTTAAGCCTGGTGATTTAGTGGTAGCACCTATGGCTGGTTCTGGTCAAGTTTGGCGAGTTTATGAAGCTCGTCAAGAATGGATGGGTAAAGACATTTATGATTTTAATTTAAAAATGTTCGATCTGACTCCACGAGGAAAATACAAACATTTAATTACTCAACATGATTTGACAAAAAGCTTCCCCGTTGAAAATTCTGACTATATTGTTATAGATATTCCCTATTATGGTATGGTGGCTCAACAGTATTCTGACAAGCCTGAAGATTTAGCTAACATGGCTTTAGAAGATTGGAAAATAGCAATAGGTGCGATCGCAAAAAACTGTGCTGTAGCTCAACGAACAGGAACCTTTTGTACAGTTATTTCCCCTAATTATCGAGATATAGCAAAAGGGCAGATTTTCATGATTACAGACTCCATCCGCTTTTTGTGGGAGTCGGTTGGCTACCTTTTTTATGATAAAGCTTATTCAAGTCGCAGAATTCAGCAGAACCAAACTATCCAAATGGCTAG
Above is a window of Merismopedia glauca CCAP 1448/3 DNA encoding:
- a CDS encoding helicase HerA-like domain-containing protein; this encodes MGQAGGGRDYGLFLNYMLKRVYDLKERREVTFPVLHHIDEAQDLFNGSKQFASAIGNVLSEGVRKGRSRQIAFTIAVQSAAQIPDDILNNLNSRIIHRHNRASEAQRALEKAADAQISMTKNFGPGEALVDLFGASAVVNARMRVSPFQLTTEELLQQREQQAASQSQRQHRASQTR